Genomic segment of Verrucomicrobiia bacterium:
TGGGATTGGTCATCTCGGCCATCGACAAATTGGTCGTCGCCATCTTATTGAAAATAATGCCCTTGATGTCGAAGCCGCGGACAATGGCCGCGTCGATCGTGAGCAGCGTGTGATTGATCGTGCCCAGGCCCCCGCGCGCCACGATCACGACCGGAAGGCCGAATTCCCGGATCAGGTTCGCCACGAAATAGTCTTTCGTGAGCGGCACCATGAGGCCGCCGATGCCTTCAACGATGATGTAATCGTAATGTTTTTGCAGCTCGCGGTACGCGCGGCGGATGGCGTCGAGGCTGACTTCCTTTTGCTCGATCGTGGCCGCCACATTCGGCGAGAGCGGGTGCCGGAAGCGCACGGGATTAGTCAGCGCCGGAAATTCGTTCTCCGCGGCTTCCAGGAGATACGCCGCATCGTAGGAAATGAGGCGCTTGTCCGTACCCACGCAGCCGGTCGCGACGGGCTTCATCACGCCGACCTTGATTCCCTTGTTCCGGAGCGCGAGCGCAAGCCCGGCCGAAACCACGGTCTTGCCGACGCCGGTGTCCGTGCCTGTGATAAAAAT
This window contains:
- the bioD gene encoding dethiobiotin synthase, with amino-acid sequence IFITGTDTGVGKTVVSAGLALALRNKGIKVGVMKPVATGCVGTDKRLISYDAAYLLEAAENEFPALTNPVRFRHPLSPNVAATIEQKEVSLDAIRRAYRELQKHYDYIIVEGIGGLMVPLTKDYFVANLIREFGLPVVIVARGGLGTINHTLLTIDAAIVRGFDIKGIIFNKMATTNLSMAEMTNPKVIHELTGVPVLGCLPEIESLNVEACEFGQLRTIFRERIQIERILPETLSPV